A single window of Malus sylvestris chromosome 5, drMalSylv7.2, whole genome shotgun sequence DNA harbors:
- the LOC126621141 gene encoding G-type lectin S-receptor-like serine/threonine-protein kinase At4g27290 isoform X2 — protein sequence MNLMKNPSKASTKMCLILFYSSLLLIFAVVFSIADDATSTFQSIRDGETVVSTGGTFELGFWSPDASNRRYVGIWYKHISVTTIVWVANRDKPLLDLSGVLKVTNPGILVLNHSMSTVWSSNTSRTAQNPVARLLDSGNLVVIDRSDDDSENFLWQSFDYPGDTFLPGMKIGRNTVTGFNWHLRSWKSPQDPSQGNRTSQLGPKGYAELFVREGSVIKFRSGPWNGVRFSGNPQLNPNPIYTYGLVSEPDEMYYSYKLRNSSIFSRLVLTSDGHVQRYTWIDRTKGWDLYLTAQIDNCDKYASCGVYGACNIEKSPVCSCLKGFTPKFPNEWDLVDWSNGCVRKTSLNCTGDVFQKYSGLKLPSTEQSWFNKSMNLKECEMVCMKNCSCTAYTNLDIRDGGTGCLLWYGALIDIRYFAENGQDIYIRMAAAEQDHEDDTKINAKYSKSNAKKMRIIISTTVLSTGLLILGLALLFYVWKKKHQKGGKLGRSQKEDMELPLFDLMTIVSATSNFSIENKLGEGGFGSVFKGTMEDGQEIAVKRLSKSSRQGLDEFKNEVTHIAKLQHRNLVKLLGCCIQEDEMILIYEFMPNKSLDFFIFNQRRRMLLDWPKRFEIINGIARGLLYLHQDSRLRVVHRDLKASNILLGSEFNPKISDFGLARSFGGNETKAETKKVVGTYGYMSPEYAIDGFYSTKSDVYSFGVLVLEIVSGNRNRGFSHPNHKLNLLGHAWMLHTEGRPLELLDTSVEDSITLLEVVRTIHVGLLCVQRNPEDRPSMSAAVLMLSGEGALPPPLKPGFYSERDLTELEAGHYSKACSANEVTISLVEAR from the exons AtgaatttaatgaaaaatccatCGAAGGCTTCAACTAAGATGTGCTTGATCCTCTTCTACTCTTCTTTGCTGCTCATCTTCGCAGTAGTATTCTCCATAGCTGATGACGCCACGAGTACATTTCAGTCCATTAGAGACGGTGAGACTGTAGTTTCCACTGGCGGTACGTTTGAGCTAGGATTTTGGAGTCCTGATGCTTCTAATAGACGGTACGTGGGGATATGGTACAAGCACATATCTGTTACAACCATTGTATGGGTTGCCAACAGAGACAAGCCCCTCCTCGATTTGTCCGGCGTTCTGAAGGTCACCAACCCCGGAATTCTTGTCCTCAACCACAGCATGAGCACAGTTTGGTCCTCCAACACATCGAGAACTGCACAGAATCCAGTGGCACGTCTTTTGGATTCGGGTAATCTTGTCGTGATAGATAGGAGTGATGATGACTCTGAGAACTTTCTGTGGCAAAGTTTTGATTACCCTGGCGATACATTCTTACCAGGTATGAAGATTGGTAGGAACACAGTTACAGGCTTCAATTGGCATCTTAGATCATGGAAAAGTCCTCAGGATCCTTCTCAAGGAAATCGTACATCTCAACTTGGTCCCAAAGGATATGCAGAATTATTTGTGAGGGAAGGTTCGGTCATTAAATTTCGTTCTGGACCATGGAATGGAGTCCGGTTCAGTGGAAACCCTCAGTTAAATCCAAACCCTATATACACATACGGTCTTGTTTCTGAGCCTGATGAAATGTACTACAGTTACAAGCTTCGCAACAGCTCAATCTTTTCGAGGTTGGTGTTAACTTCAGATGGACATGTGCAGCGCTACACATGGATTGATAGAACCAAAGGTTGGGATCTTTACCTAACAGCCCAAATTGATAATTGTGACAAGTATGCATCCTGTGGTGTATATGGTGCATGTAACATTGAAAAGTCCCCGGTTTGTAGTTGTTTGAAAGGATTTACACCAAAGTTTCCGAATGAATGGGATTTGGTAGATTGGTCTAATGGTTGCGTGAGAAAGACGTCTCTAAATTGCACCGGAGATGTGTTCCAAAAGTACTCCGGGTTGAAATTGCCTAGCACAGAACAATCCTGGTTTAACAAAAGTATGAACCTCAAGGAATGTGAGATGGTGTGCATGAAGAACTGCTCCTGCACGGCTTATACAAATTTGGATATCCGGGATGGAGGAACTGGGTGCTTGCTGTGGTACGGTGCTCTAattgatataagatactttgcTGAAAACGGGCAAGATATTTATATAAGAATGGCCGCAGCAGAACAAG ATCATGAAGACGATACAAAGATCAACGCTAAATACTCTAAATCCAATGCAAAGAAAATGAGAATCATAATAAGCACTACTGTGTTGTCTACCGGACTGCTGATCCTGGGCCTTGCCCTGTTGTTTTATGTTTGGAAGAAGAAGCACCAAAAAGGTG GAAAACTAGGACGCAGCCAAAAGGAGGATATGGAATTACCGTTATTTGACTTGATGACTATAGTTTCTGCAACCAGTAACTTTTCAATTGAAAACAAACTTGGTGAAGGCGGTTTCGGATCTGTCTTTAAG GGTACGATGGAAGATGGACAAGAAATCGCTGTGAAAAGGCTTTCAAAAAGTTCTAGACAAGGACTTGATgagttcaagaatgaagttACACATATTGCCAAACTTCAGCACAGGAATCTAGTGAAGCTTCTTGGATGCTGTATTCAAGAAGACGAGATGATATTAATCTACGAGTTCATGCCTAACAAGAGCTTagacttttttattttca atcaaagaagaaggatgtTATTAGACTGGCCGAAGCGCTTTGAAATTATTAATGGGATAGCTCGAGGGCTCctctatcttcatcaagattctAGATTGAGAGTTGTTCATAGAGATCTCAAAGCAAGTAACATTTTATTAGGCAGTGAATTTAACCCGAAAATCTCAGACTTTGGCCTGGCTAGAAGCTTTGGAGGAAATGAAACGAAAGCAGAGACGAAGAAAGTGGTTGGAACATA CGGTTACATGTCCCCAGAATATGCAATTGATGGTTTCTACTCTACAAAGTCCGACGTCTATAGCTTTGGTGTTCTGGTGCTAGAGATAGTGAGTGGGAACAGAAATAGAGGATTCTCTCATCCAAACCACAAACTCAACCTTCTTGGACAT GCATGGATGCTACACACAGAAGGCAGACCTCTCGAACTGCTTGATACATCGGTAGAGGACTCCATCACTCTGCTTGAAGTTGTGAGAACGATTCATGTGGGTCTTTTGTGCGTGCAGCGAAATCCAGAGGACAGGCCGAGCATGTCAGCTGCAGTTCTAATGTTGAGTGGTGAAG GTGCATTGCCCCCACCTCTAAAACCTGGTTTTTACAGTGAAAGGGATCTGACTGAACTCGAAGCCGGTCATTATTCTAAAGCATGCTCAGCTAATGAAGTCACTATTTCACTAGTTGAGGCTCgataa
- the LOC126621152 gene encoding uncharacterized protein LOC126621152: MSQCCCCCYSVMGFLKVDLDLGNYEHFLDVTLTRDNNMTTGKIYQGGRHHQLLESLTQVLRDFRSYFSVKMKSPYQCTQTLKHHAPHILLLMF; this comes from the exons ATGTCTcaatgttgttgttgctgttacTCGGTAATGGGGTTTCTTAAG GTTGATTTGGACCTGGGCAACTATGAACACTTCCTAGATGTGACTCTTACTAGGGATAACAACATGACCACTGGCAAGATATATCAG GGAGGGAGACACCATCAGTTGCTGGAATCATTAACCCAGGTTCTGAGGGATTTCAGAAGCTATTTTTCGGTCAAGATGAAGTCGCCATACCAGTGCACTCAAA CATTGAAGCATCATGCGCCGCACATCCTACTGCTGATGTTTTAA
- the LOC126621141 gene encoding G-type lectin S-receptor-like serine/threonine-protein kinase At4g27290 isoform X1 — protein MNLMKNPSKASTKMCLILFYSSLLLIFAVVFSIADDATSTFQSIRDGETVVSTGGTFELGFWSPDASNRRYVGIWYKHISVTTIVWVANRDKPLLDLSGVLKVTNPGILVLNHSMSTVWSSNTSRTAQNPVARLLDSGNLVVIDRSDDDSENFLWQSFDYPGDTFLPGMKIGRNTVTGFNWHLRSWKSPQDPSQGNRTSQLGPKGYAELFVREGSVIKFRSGPWNGVRFSGNPQLNPNPIYTYGLVSEPDEMYYSYKLRNSSIFSRLVLTSDGHVQRYTWIDRTKGWDLYLTAQIDNCDKYASCGVYGACNIEKSPVCSCLKGFTPKFPNEWDLVDWSNGCVRKTSLNCTGDVFQKYSGLKLPSTEQSWFNKSMNLKECEMVCMKNCSCTAYTNLDIRDGGTGCLLWYGALIDIRYFAENGQDIYIRMAAAEQDHEDDTKINAKYSKSNAKKMRIIISTTVLSTGLLILGLALLFYVWKKKHQKGGKLGRSQKEDMELPLFDLMTIVSATSNFSIENKLGEGGFGSVFKGTMEDGQEIAVKRLSKSSRQGLDEFKNEVTHIAKLQHRNLVKLLGCCIQEDEMILIYEFMPNKSLDFFIFNQRRRMLLDWPKRFEIINGIARGLLYLHQDSRLRVVHRDLKASNILLGSEFNPKISDFGLARSFGGNETKAETKKVVGTYGYMSPEYAIDGFYSTKSDVYSFGVLVLEIVSGNRNRGFSHPNHKLNLLGHAWMLHTEGRPLELLDTSVEDSITLLEVVRTIHVGLLCVQRNPEDRPSMSAAVLMLSGEGALPQPLKPGFYSERDLTELEASHSSKACSANEVTISVLEAR, from the exons AtgaatttaatgaaaaatccatCGAAGGCTTCAACTAAGATGTGCTTGATCCTCTTCTACTCTTCTTTGCTGCTCATCTTCGCAGTAGTATTCTCCATAGCTGATGACGCCACGAGTACATTTCAGTCCATTAGAGACGGTGAGACTGTAGTTTCCACTGGCGGTACGTTTGAGCTAGGATTTTGGAGTCCTGATGCTTCTAATAGACGGTACGTGGGGATATGGTACAAGCACATATCTGTTACAACCATTGTATGGGTTGCCAACAGAGACAAGCCCCTCCTCGATTTGTCCGGCGTTCTGAAGGTCACCAACCCCGGAATTCTTGTCCTCAACCACAGCATGAGCACAGTTTGGTCCTCCAACACATCGAGAACTGCACAGAATCCAGTGGCACGTCTTTTGGATTCGGGTAATCTTGTCGTGATAGATAGGAGTGATGATGACTCTGAGAACTTTCTGTGGCAAAGTTTTGATTACCCTGGCGATACATTCTTACCAGGTATGAAGATTGGTAGGAACACAGTTACAGGCTTCAATTGGCATCTTAGATCATGGAAAAGTCCTCAGGATCCTTCTCAAGGAAATCGTACATCTCAACTTGGTCCCAAAGGATATGCAGAATTATTTGTGAGGGAAGGTTCGGTCATTAAATTTCGTTCTGGACCATGGAATGGAGTCCGGTTCAGTGGAAACCCTCAGTTAAATCCAAACCCTATATACACATACGGTCTTGTTTCTGAGCCTGATGAAATGTACTACAGTTACAAGCTTCGCAACAGCTCAATCTTTTCGAGGTTGGTGTTAACTTCAGATGGACATGTGCAGCGCTACACATGGATTGATAGAACCAAAGGTTGGGATCTTTACCTAACAGCCCAAATTGATAATTGTGACAAGTATGCATCCTGTGGTGTATATGGTGCATGTAACATTGAAAAGTCCCCGGTTTGTAGTTGTTTGAAAGGATTTACACCAAAGTTTCCGAATGAATGGGATTTGGTAGATTGGTCTAATGGTTGCGTGAGAAAGACGTCTCTAAATTGCACCGGAGATGTGTTCCAAAAGTACTCCGGGTTGAAATTGCCTAGCACAGAACAATCCTGGTTTAACAAAAGTATGAACCTCAAGGAATGTGAGATGGTGTGCATGAAGAACTGCTCCTGCACGGCTTATACAAATTTGGATATCCGGGATGGAGGAACTGGGTGCTTGCTGTGGTACGGTGCTCTAattgatataagatactttgcTGAAAACGGGCAAGATATTTATATAAGAATGGCCGCAGCAGAACAAG ATCATGAAGACGATACAAAGATCAACGCTAAATACTCTAAATCCAATGCAAAGAAAATGAGAATCATAATAAGCACTACTGTGTTGTCTACCGGACTGCTGATCCTGGGCCTTGCCCTGTTGTTTTATGTTTGGAAGAAGAAGCACCAAAAAGGTG GAAAACTAGGACGCAGCCAAAAGGAGGATATGGAATTACCGTTATTTGACTTGATGACTATAGTTTCTGCAACCAGTAACTTTTCAATTGAAAACAAACTTGGTGAAGGCGGTTTCGGATCTGTCTTTAAG GGTACGATGGAAGATGGACAAGAAATCGCTGTGAAAAGGCTTTCAAAAAGTTCTAGACAAGGACTTGATgagttcaagaatgaagttACACATATTGCCAAACTTCAGCACAGGAATCTAGTGAAGCTTCTTGGATGCTGTATTCAAGAAGACGAGATGATATTAATCTACGAGTTCATGCCTAACAAGAGCTTagacttttttattttca atcaaagaagaaggatgtTATTAGACTGGCCGAAGCGCTTTGAAATTATTAATGGGATAGCTCGAGGGCTCctctatcttcatcaagattctAGATTGAGAGTTGTTCATAGAGATCTCAAAGCAAGTAACATTTTATTAGGCAGTGAATTTAACCCGAAAATCTCAGACTTTGGCCTGGCTAGAAGCTTTGGAGGAAATGAAACGAAAGCAGAGACGAAGAAAGTGGTTGGAACATA CGGTTACATGTCCCCAGAATATGCAATTGATGGTTTCTACTCTACAAAGTCCGACGTCTATAGCTTTGGTGTTCTGGTGCTAGAGATAGTGAGTGGGAACAGAAATAGAGGATTCTCTCATCCAAACCACAAACTCAACCTTCTTGGACAT GCATGGATGCTACACACAGAAGGCAGACCTCTCGAACTGCTTGATACATCGGTAGAGGACTCCATCACTCTGCTTGAAGTTGTGAGAACGATTCATGTGGGTCTTTTGTGCGTGCAGCGAAATCCAGAGGACAGGCCGAGCATGTCAGCTGCAGTTCTAATGTTGAGTGGTGAAGGTGCATTGCCTCAACCTTTGAAACCTGGTTTTTACAGTGAAAGGGATCTGACTGAACTCGAAGCTAGTCATTCTTCTAAAGCATGCTCGGCTAATGAAGTCACTATTTCAGTACTTGAGGCTCGATAA